Proteins encoded by one window of Salvia splendens isolate huo1 chromosome 7, SspV2, whole genome shotgun sequence:
- the LOC121741890 gene encoding glyoxysomal processing protease, glyoxysomal-like isoform X1 has protein sequence MGLPEVAEFARNFAVMVRVQGPDPKGLKMRNHAFHQYNSGKTMLSASGMVFPASSNLELSESILVVTAASVVEPFVSQSYQESSSEKKPRLIPGVQIDILMEAKSMVDGNVESLPWRPAQLLKMLDIPHASAAVQSLIEASCGSPEHSWEVGWSLASHSRPQHIDSSHKQVEQSPFQNHLPIGSIGSSSPNLLGQSATRIALLEVPSKFSAANSLKVQRSIPKRGDLLLAMGSPFGILSPLHFFNNISVGSIGNSYPPSSSTSSLLMADIRCLPGMEGSPVFSEQAQLIGLLTRPLRQKISGTEVQMVIPWEAIASACSELLLQKPHSASDRVNAVETLIPKDYELPNHSHELSPFGSRILSPVEKAMSSICLITTDDGSWASGVLLNKQGLVLTNAHLLEPWRFGKAASTSDRKERRSEVSIIPNVHTRLETINIEKSSQNLLATNLKAADISLKNDDGLSRFSLAKINHRNIRVRLDFMDPWIWTDATIVYVSKGPLDVALLQLEIAPDQLCPISLDVDCPSSGSEAFVIGHGLFGPRCDFLPSACLGVIAKVIEAARSPETRSSKLNSCERFPAMLETTAAVHPGSSGGAVVNSNGCMIGLVTSNAKHGGGTVIPHLNFSIPCAALKPILKLAEDMQNFAVLEELDKPNEHLSSIWALMPPVYPKPEPIQDILKFPAEDKGKGIKGSRFAKFIADRNELMKTTAQHRVPPTDLIPSKL, from the exons ATGGGTCTCCCTGAAGTTGCTGAATTTGCTCGCAACTTCGCTGTGATGGTCAGAGTTCAAGGCCCC GACCCGAAGGGTCTGAAGATGCGAAATCATGCTTTCCACCAGTATAA TTCTGGCAAAACTATGCTATCAGCTTCTGGAATGGTTTTTCCAGCATCCAGTAACTTGGAATTGTCAGAGAGCATCTTGGTCGTGACAGCTGCATCTGTGGTCGAACCATTTGTATCTCAGTCATACCAGGAAAGCAGTTCAGAG AAGAAGCCTCGTTTGATACCAGGTGTTCAGATTGATATACTAATGGAG GCAAAGTCTATGGTAGATGGCAACGTCGAGTCTTTACCCTGGCGTCCAGCTCAACTACTAAAGATG CTTGACATTCCACATGCATCTGCTGCTGTCCAATCTCTAATTGAAGCTTCTTGCGGTTCACCGGAACATAGTTGGGAAGTTGGTTGGTCTCTAGCCTCTCATAGCCGTCCTCAACATATTGACAGCTCCCACAAACAG GTTGAGCAATCACCCTTCCAGAACCATTTGCCCATTGGGAGTATAGGATCAAGCAGTCCTAATCTCTTGGGTCAATCAGCTACAAGAATTGCCCTGCTAGAAGTTCCCTCCAAATTTTCTGCAGCT AATTCCCTGAAGGTGCAGAGATCTATTCCAAAGAGAGGTGATCTTCTTCTGGCGATGGGATCTCCTTTTGGCATATTATCCCCTCTACATTTCTTTAACAA TATTTCAGTTGGGTCGATTGGCAACAGCTACCCACCCAGTTCTTCAACAAGTTCTTTATTGATGGCTGATATTAGATGTCTTCCTG GAATGGAAGGTAGCCCAGTTTTCAGTGAACAAGCGCAATTGATTGGTCTTCTGACAAGACCACTGCGGCAAAAGATTAGTGGCACTGAAGTTCAG ATGGTGATTCCATGGGAAGCCATTGCCTCTGCATGCAGTGAGTTGCTGCTACAGAAGCCTCATAGTGCCTCAGACAGAGTCAATGCTGTTGAAACTTTAATACCCAAAGACTATGAACTTCCTAATCATTCTCATGAGCTGAGTCCATTTGGTTCTCGGATTTTGTCTCCAGTTGAGAAGGCTATGTCTTCGATTTGTCTTATCACCACTGATGATGGATCATGGGCATCTGGTGTTTTGCTCAATAAACAAGGTCTCGTACTTACAAACGCTCATCTCCTTGAGCCATGGAGATTTGGAAAAGCAGCTTCGACTAGTGACAGAAAGGAGAGGAGATCGGAGGTTTCTATTATTCCAAATGTTCATACGAGGCTTGAGACAATTAATATTGAAAAATCAAGTCAGAATCTGCTTGCTACAAATCTAAAAGCAGCAGACATTTCTTTGAAAAATGACGATGGACTTTCTCGATTCAGCTTGGCCAAAATAAATCACAGAAATATACGTGTGCGCTTAGACTTTATGGATCCCTGGATTTGGACTGATGCTACGATAGTCTATGTCTCCAAAGGCCCCTTAGATGTTGCACTACTGCAGCTTGAGATAGCTCCTGATCAGCTTTGTCCCATTTCCTTAGATGTTGATTGCCCCTCATCTGGATCGGAGGCATTTGTCATTGGGCATGGATTGTTTGGGCCTCGTTGTG atTTCCTTCCATCTGCTTGCCTTGGTGTGATAGCTAAAGTAATTGAAGCTGCTAGATCTCCAGAGACCAGATCCAGTAAACTGAACTCATGTGAGCGATTCCCGGCCATGCTTGAAACAACTGCAGCAGTCCATCCTGGCAGTAGTGGCGGTGCTGTTGTCAACTCAAATGGTTGCATGATTGGTCTTGTCACTAG CAATGCCAAGCACGGTGGAGGAACTGTCATACCACATTTGAACTTCAGCATCCCATGTGCAGCGCTAAAGCCCATCTTGAAGTTGGCTGAAG ATATGCAGAATTTTGCGGTTTTAGAAGAACTTGACAAGCCTAACGAGCACCTTTCGTCTATATGGGCGTTGATGCCACCTGTATATCCCAAGCCAGAGCCTATACAGGATATACTGAAATTTCCTGCTGAGGACAAGGGTAAAGGTATAAAGGGTTCTCGTTTTGCCAAATTTATAGCTGACAgaaatgagttaatgaagaCGACAGCACAGCACAGGGTACCACCTACTGACCTTATACCAAGTAAGCTGTAA
- the LOC121741890 gene encoding glyoxysomal processing protease, glyoxysomal-like isoform X2: MGLPEVAEFARNFAVMVRVQGPDPKGLKMRNHAFHQYNSGKTMLSASGMVFPASSNLELSESILVVTAASVVEPFVSQSYQESSSELDIPHASAAVQSLIEASCGSPEHSWEVGWSLASHSRPQHIDSSHKQVEQSPFQNHLPIGSIGSSSPNLLGQSATRIALLEVPSKFSAANSLKVQRSIPKRGDLLLAMGSPFGILSPLHFFNNISVGSIGNSYPPSSSTSSLLMADIRCLPGMEGSPVFSEQAQLIGLLTRPLRQKISGTEVQMVIPWEAIASACSELLLQKPHSASDRVNAVETLIPKDYELPNHSHELSPFGSRILSPVEKAMSSICLITTDDGSWASGVLLNKQGLVLTNAHLLEPWRFGKAASTSDRKERRSEVSIIPNVHTRLETINIEKSSQNLLATNLKAADISLKNDDGLSRFSLAKINHRNIRVRLDFMDPWIWTDATIVYVSKGPLDVALLQLEIAPDQLCPISLDVDCPSSGSEAFVIGHGLFGPRCDFLPSACLGVIAKVIEAARSPETRSSKLNSCERFPAMLETTAAVHPGSSGGAVVNSNGCMIGLVTSNAKHGGGTVIPHLNFSIPCAALKPILKLAEDMQNFAVLEELDKPNEHLSSIWALMPPVYPKPEPIQDILKFPAEDKGKGIKGSRFAKFIADRNELMKTTAQHRVPPTDLIPSKL, from the exons ATGGGTCTCCCTGAAGTTGCTGAATTTGCTCGCAACTTCGCTGTGATGGTCAGAGTTCAAGGCCCC GACCCGAAGGGTCTGAAGATGCGAAATCATGCTTTCCACCAGTATAA TTCTGGCAAAACTATGCTATCAGCTTCTGGAATGGTTTTTCCAGCATCCAGTAACTTGGAATTGTCAGAGAGCATCTTGGTCGTGACAGCTGCATCTGTGGTCGAACCATTTGTATCTCAGTCATACCAGGAAAGCAGTTCAGAG CTTGACATTCCACATGCATCTGCTGCTGTCCAATCTCTAATTGAAGCTTCTTGCGGTTCACCGGAACATAGTTGGGAAGTTGGTTGGTCTCTAGCCTCTCATAGCCGTCCTCAACATATTGACAGCTCCCACAAACAG GTTGAGCAATCACCCTTCCAGAACCATTTGCCCATTGGGAGTATAGGATCAAGCAGTCCTAATCTCTTGGGTCAATCAGCTACAAGAATTGCCCTGCTAGAAGTTCCCTCCAAATTTTCTGCAGCT AATTCCCTGAAGGTGCAGAGATCTATTCCAAAGAGAGGTGATCTTCTTCTGGCGATGGGATCTCCTTTTGGCATATTATCCCCTCTACATTTCTTTAACAA TATTTCAGTTGGGTCGATTGGCAACAGCTACCCACCCAGTTCTTCAACAAGTTCTTTATTGATGGCTGATATTAGATGTCTTCCTG GAATGGAAGGTAGCCCAGTTTTCAGTGAACAAGCGCAATTGATTGGTCTTCTGACAAGACCACTGCGGCAAAAGATTAGTGGCACTGAAGTTCAG ATGGTGATTCCATGGGAAGCCATTGCCTCTGCATGCAGTGAGTTGCTGCTACAGAAGCCTCATAGTGCCTCAGACAGAGTCAATGCTGTTGAAACTTTAATACCCAAAGACTATGAACTTCCTAATCATTCTCATGAGCTGAGTCCATTTGGTTCTCGGATTTTGTCTCCAGTTGAGAAGGCTATGTCTTCGATTTGTCTTATCACCACTGATGATGGATCATGGGCATCTGGTGTTTTGCTCAATAAACAAGGTCTCGTACTTACAAACGCTCATCTCCTTGAGCCATGGAGATTTGGAAAAGCAGCTTCGACTAGTGACAGAAAGGAGAGGAGATCGGAGGTTTCTATTATTCCAAATGTTCATACGAGGCTTGAGACAATTAATATTGAAAAATCAAGTCAGAATCTGCTTGCTACAAATCTAAAAGCAGCAGACATTTCTTTGAAAAATGACGATGGACTTTCTCGATTCAGCTTGGCCAAAATAAATCACAGAAATATACGTGTGCGCTTAGACTTTATGGATCCCTGGATTTGGACTGATGCTACGATAGTCTATGTCTCCAAAGGCCCCTTAGATGTTGCACTACTGCAGCTTGAGATAGCTCCTGATCAGCTTTGTCCCATTTCCTTAGATGTTGATTGCCCCTCATCTGGATCGGAGGCATTTGTCATTGGGCATGGATTGTTTGGGCCTCGTTGTG atTTCCTTCCATCTGCTTGCCTTGGTGTGATAGCTAAAGTAATTGAAGCTGCTAGATCTCCAGAGACCAGATCCAGTAAACTGAACTCATGTGAGCGATTCCCGGCCATGCTTGAAACAACTGCAGCAGTCCATCCTGGCAGTAGTGGCGGTGCTGTTGTCAACTCAAATGGTTGCATGATTGGTCTTGTCACTAG CAATGCCAAGCACGGTGGAGGAACTGTCATACCACATTTGAACTTCAGCATCCCATGTGCAGCGCTAAAGCCCATCTTGAAGTTGGCTGAAG ATATGCAGAATTTTGCGGTTTTAGAAGAACTTGACAAGCCTAACGAGCACCTTTCGTCTATATGGGCGTTGATGCCACCTGTATATCCCAAGCCAGAGCCTATACAGGATATACTGAAATTTCCTGCTGAGGACAAGGGTAAAGGTATAAAGGGTTCTCGTTTTGCCAAATTTATAGCTGACAgaaatgagttaatgaagaCGACAGCACAGCACAGGGTACCACCTACTGACCTTATACCAAGTAAGCTGTAA